A stretch of the Channa argus isolate prfri chromosome 9, Channa argus male v1.0, whole genome shotgun sequence genome encodes the following:
- the map3k20a gene encoding mitogen-activated protein kinase kinase kinase 20 isoform X3: MSSPSASFVQIKFDDILFYENCGGGSFGSVYRARWISKDKEVAVKKLLKIENEAEILSVLSHRNIIQFYGAIVEAPNYGIVTEYASGGSLYDYLSSDESEKMDMGQIMTWAAEIARGMHYLHSEAPVKVIHRDLKSRNVVLSADKVLKICDFGASKFLTHTTHMSLVGTFPWMAPEVIQSLPVSETCDTFSYGVVLWEMLTREIPFKGLEGLQVAWLVVEKNERLTIPSGCPVSFAELMRSCWATEAKERPLFKQILSTLDSMSNDSQLPQQCNSFLHNKAEWRCEIEATLERLKKLERDLSTKEQELKERERRLKMWERKLVEQSNSPLLFPVAKKISTKSFYQSKTEESNSSLMSCQITTSSNEEVNLQSVMKGFEDMFSMDFGQPVLHSGMQVNMQAKRNSSKSSCVREGHKINMTLGTGYFTCSDDSE, translated from the exons ATGTCGTCTCCCAGCGCCTCCTTCGTGCAAATCAAGTTTGATGACATCCTGTTCTACGAGAACTGTGGTGGCGGCAGCTTTGGGAGTGTGTACCGAGCCAGGTGGATCTCCAAGGACAAAGAGGTGGCGGTGAAAAAACTGCTCAAGATTGAGAATGAG GCTGAAATCCTCAGTGTCCTCAGCCACCGCAACATCATTCAGTTTTATGGAGCAATTGTTGAGGCTCCCAACTATGGAATCGTCActg AGTATGCCAGTGGTGGGTCATTGTATGATTACCTGTCCAGTGATGAGAGCGAGAAGATGGATATGGGACAGATCATGACATGGGCTGCAGAGATTGCCAGAG GGATGCACTACTTACATTCAGAAGCTCCGGTTAAGGTGATACACAGAGACCTAAAGTCCAGGAATG TTGTTTTATCTGCAGACAAAGTTCTCAAG ATTTGTGATTTTGGGGCATCTAAGTTCTTGACCCACACGACACACATGTCCTTGGTTGGCACATTTCCCTGGATGGCTCCAGAGGTGATCCAGAGCCTGCCTGTATCTGAGACTTGTGACACTTTCTCCTACGGTGTG GTGCTCTGGGAAATGCTCACACGTGAGATACCTTTTAAAGGCCTGGAAGGCTTACAAGTGGCCTGGCTTGTGGTGGAGAAAAATGAG AGGTTAACCATCCCCAGTGGCTGCCCCGTCAGCTTTGCTGAGCTCATGAGGAGCTGTTGGGCAACGGAGGCAAAA gaaAGGCCGCTGTTCAAGCAGATCCTCTCTACCCTGGACTCCATGTCTAACGACAGCCAACTTCCTCAACAGTGCAACTCATTTCTTCACAACAAGGCTGAATGGAG GTGTGAGATTGAAGCCACACTTGAGAGGCTTAAGAAGCTGGAGAGAGACCTGAGCACTAAAGAACAGGAGCTGAAGGAGCGAGAGCGGCGTCTAAAGATGTGGGAGCGCAAACTCGTCGAACAGTCCAACAGCCCT CTCCTCTTTCCTGTGGCAAAAAAGATAAGCACTAAGTCATTCTATCAGTCTAAGACGGAGGAGTCAAACAGTTCGCTGATGTCATGTCAGATCACAACCTCGAGTAATGAGGAGGTGAATCTGCAGTCTGTGATGAAAGGCTTTGAGGACATGTTTTCCATGGACTTTGGTCAGCCTGTCTTGCACTCTGGCATGCAGGTCAACATGCAGGCCAAGCGGAACTCTTCCAAGTCGAGCTGTGTCAGAGAAGGACACAAAATCAACATGACTCTGGGGACGGGATACTTCACTTGTTCTGATGACAGTGAATAA